Proteins from one Cryptomeria japonica chromosome 4, Sugi_1.0, whole genome shotgun sequence genomic window:
- the LOC131057022 gene encoding receptor-like protein 42, which translates to MGILKALISLNISRNNLTIEMLGSLGEIQELESLDLSHNLLIGSIPDSLGNLNMLGYLDLSHNNMSGRIPQVRLLDTFSGLSCVGNADLCGDPLNISCGTSAPPLQLPDEVDAEREYNTWWVVTVGLCYGLGVALVVGFFSFDRERRRWCQFRICGKLCNVLPSSQIVQIPTDGTIFNFEKKIILNCRAGKFRVPRAVMGGRNRLLPVAIGIACNTTTGLVTSVDLSGDWHLNGTANMATISNLSNLEHLDLSWNDFDSAVIIPKIGRLTNLAYLDLSTAGFSGKIPAELGNLTRLTTLHLSNNYRPSGSYTEVRGFLKIDNVNWLRRLAVLRSLFLDGVHLSGAKKEWGPAVSSLRQLARLSMVQCDLFPFLPAESNSLRNLSPSLQYLDPSGNGDRKFTAQFPTWLKNFTALRTLDLSSCALSGNIFPIQNLQLRKLELFSNNLSGDVSFIFSNQSIFSWLSLPDNGFGGTIPVNISPPSLTHLDLSGNNLGGSVPETIARLVKLQDLILGYNNFSGQIPISLSQLLSLTFLDLGMNRFSGGIPSNLGDLPNLKYLELSQNQLNGSIPPSFGRLSGLKHLNLSYNKLTEAVKLEAFENLTGLQFFALSRNKLTLNFSSVWNPSFRLRDLRLSGCDIKGAIPPFLSQQLDLQDMDLSNNNLTGNIPSGLWELPTLGELNLSGNHLEGYLPGYLFAKREEGYLPVNNLSRVFSSFICSSFIQFLDLPSNKLSGSLPSCLTNCSNLGVLNITSNDFEGEIPQGIGNITSLEVLHMNENGLNRSLPSSLRHCKKLKILDLGNNRIEGKIPHWIKDLQQFRILNLRSNKLRGMIPSEILQLQNLQILDLSKNDLTGELPTNFSGLAQTMINQSTHAYLIGYRYYIANLFFENAIDLFNKANNCNNQLSDKIPEELGVLKALIPLNISRNNFTGEMPGTIGDMQDFESLDFSHNLLIEPIPDSLGNLNTLSYLDLSDNNLSGRIPQVRHLDTSGGLSYVGNAGLCGAHLNISCGTSAPPLEPPEEVEAEVEDNTWWAITVGLCYGLGVALIVVVLSSDSERRRLYFQFLDELIRRLAHFVSAELSVKKSVGGPNCSIIVVISLQDFLQSVHVPGKEEGQPRANGRLPHGGRGAVSFGGRRRVGSGRSRGGRSVGRESRLPVEVAEGAGGSERRLRRAEPGGWDGWQQ; encoded by the exons ATGGGAATCCTTAAGGCTTTGATATCACTGAATATTTCAAGGAATAATTTAACTATAGAAATGCTTGGTTCCCTGGGGGAAATTCAAGAATTGGAATCACTCGACCTCTCCCATAATTTATTAATTGGGTCCATCCCAGATAGCCTAGGAAATCTCAACATGCTGGGCTATTTAGACCTGTCGCACAATAACATGTCAGGCAGGATTCCGCAAGTTAGACTTTTGGACACATTTAGTGGCCTATCCTGTGTGGGCAATGCCGACCTATGTGGGGATCCCTTAAATATCAGTTGTGGGACAAGTGCACCTCCATTACAGCTACCAGACGAGGTGGACGCAGAAAGGGAGTACAATACATGGTGGGTTGTGACAGTAGGGCTATGTTATGGATTGGGAGTTGCTCTGGTTGTTGGGTTTTTCTCTTTTGACAGAGAACGGAGGAG ATGGTGCCAATTTAGAATTTGCGGAAAATTATGTAACGTATTGCCGTCTTCCCAAATAGTGCAAATTCCAACAGATGGGACAATTTtcaactttgaaaaaaaaattattctaaattGCCGTGCAGGTAAATTTAGAGTGCCACGTGCAG TCATGGGTGGACGGAACCGACTGCTGCCGGTGGCCATAGGCATCGCCTGCAACACAACCACCGGTCTCGTAACCAGCGTAGATCTCAGCGGCGACTGGCATCTCAACGGAACCGCAAACATGGCCACCATCTCAAACCTCAGCAACCTAGAGCACCTCGACTTGAGCTGGAACGACTTTGACAGTGCAGTTATAATCCCCAAAATCGGACGACTCACAAATTTGGCCTATCTTGATCTTTCCACCGCGGGTTTTAGCGGCAAGATACCGGCGGAGCTGGGAAATTTGACGCGCTTAACGACTCTGCATCTTTCCAATAATTATCGCCCGTCTGGCTCATACACTGAGGTGAGAGGCTTTCTAAAGATAGACAATGTAAATTGGCTGCGCAGACTGGCGGTGCTGAGGTCGCTGTTTTTAGATGGTGTGCATTTGTCCGGAGCTAAGAAAGAGTGGGGACCTGCTGTATCGTCTCTCAGACAGCTTGCCCGGCTTTCCATGGTTCAATGCGATTTGTTTCCATTCTTGCCCGCCGAGTCCAACAGCTTGAGAAATCTGTCACCCTCGCTCCAATATCTCGATCCCAGCGGCAATGGGGACAGGAAATTCACTGCACAATTCCCGACGTGGTTGAAGAACTTCACGGCACTGAGAACGCTAGATCTCAGCAGCTGCGCGCTTTCTGGTAACATTTTTCCGATTCAGAATCTTCAACTTCGAAAGCTCGAATTGTTTTCCAACAATTTAAGCGGggatgtttcttttattttctctaATCAGTCGATTTTCTCTTGGTTGTCGCTCCCGGATAACGGCTTTGGAGGCACGATTCCTGTAAATATATCTCCGCCTTCTTTGACCCACCTGGATCTCTCCGGCAATAATTTGGGAGGCTCAGTGCCTGAAACGATTGCAAGGCTGGTGAAGCTCCAAGATCTTATTCTAGGGTATAACAATTTCAGTGGACAAATACCCATTTCGTTGTCCCAATTGTTATCTCTTACTTTTCTCGATCTGGGTATGAACCGATTCAGCGGCGGCATACCAAGCAATTTGGGAGATCTACCAAATCTGAAGTACTTAGAGCTCAGCCAAAATCAGCTCAATGGCAGCATCCCGCCCAGTTTTGGGCGCCTTTCTGGGCTGAAGCATCTAAATCTGTCATATAATAAGCTTACAGAAGCTGTCAAGCTTGAAGCTTTTGAAAATCTCACTGGATTGCAGTTTTTTGCTTTGTCTAGGAACAAACTCACTTTAAATTTCAGCTCTGTTTGGAATCCAAGTTTTCGACTTCGGGATCTGCGGTTGTCTGGGTGTGATATCAAAGGGGCAATTCCACCATTTCTTTCCCAGCAGTTGGATTTGCAGGACATGGATTTATCAAACAACAATCTCACTGGGAATATTCCTTCTGGGCTATGGGAGCTTCCCACGCTTGGAGAATTGAATCTTTCAGGCAATCATCTTGAAGGCTATCTTCCTGGTTACTTGTTTGCCAAGCGAGAGGAAGGTTATCTTCCAGT GAACAATCTCAGCAGAGTTTTTTCATCTTTCATCTGCAGCTCATTCATACAATTCCTGGATCTGCCCAGCAACAAGCTATCGGGGAGCCTCCCTTCATGTCTGACAAATTGCTCCAATTTGGGAGTTCTCAACATTACAAGCAACGATTTTGAGGGAGAAATTCCTCAAGGCATAGGAAATATCACCTCCTTGGAAGTCCTCCATATGAATGAAAACGGGCTCAACAGATCCCTTCCCTCCTCTCTGAGGCACTGCAAGAAGTTAAAAATTCTAGATCTGGGAAACAACAGGATTGAAGGGAAAATCCCTCACTGGATTAAAGACCTTCAACAGTTCCGCATACTCAATTTAAGGTCTAATAAGCTGAGAGGCATGATACCTTCAGAGATACTCCAGCTGCAAAATCTTCAGATCCTTGATCTCTCAAAGAACGATTTAACTGGCGAACTTCCTACCAACTTCTCTGGCTTGGCGCAGACAATGATAAATCAAAGCACCCATGCCTATCTGATAGGATACAGATACTATATAGCCAATTTATTCTTTGAGAATGCAATAGATTTGTTTAACAAGGCCAACAACTGCA ATAACCAGTTATCAGACAAGATTCCAGAGGAGCTGGGAGTCctcaaggctttgataccactgaatATTTCAAGGAATAATTTTACAGGAGAAATGCCCGGTACCATAGGGGATATGCAGGATTTCGAATCGCTAGACTTTTCCCACAATTTATTAATTGAGCCTATCCCAGATAGCCTGGGAAACCTCAACACGCTGAGCTATTTAGACCTGTCCGACAATAACTTGTCTGGCAGGATTCCGCAGGTTAGACATCTGGACACATCTGGTGGCCTCTCTTATGTGGGCAATGCCGGCCTGTGTGGAGCTCATTTAAATATCAGCTGTGGAACAAGTGCACCTCCACTAGAGCCACCGGAGGAGGTGGAGGCTGAAGTGGAGGACAATACATGGTGGGCTATAACAGTAGGGCTATGTTATGGACTTGGAGTAGCTCTGATTGTTGTGGTTCTATCTTCTGACAGTGAGAGGAGGCGGCTCTATTTTCAATTCCTGGATGAACTCATCCGTAG